The following are encoded in a window of Sphaerisporangium siamense genomic DNA:
- the pafA gene encoding Pup--protein ligase encodes MDRRIFGLENEYGVTCTFRGQRRLSPDEVARYLFRRVVSWGRSSNVFLRNGARLYLDVGSHPEYATPECDNVVELVTHDKAGERILEGLLVDAEKRLREEGIAGDIYLFKNNTDSAGNSYGCHENYLVGRHGEFGRLADVLIPFLVTRQIICGAGKVLQTPRGAVYCVSQRAEHIWEGVSSATTRSRPIINTRDEPHADAERFRRLHVIVGDSNMSETTMLLKVGATDLVLRMVEAGTVMRDLSLENPIRAIREVSHDMTGRRRVRLANGREASSLEIQQEYLTKARDFVERRGGDATTRRVLELWERTLRAVETGDLDLVSREIDWVTKYQLIERYRSKYDLPLSSPRVAQLDLAYHDVHRKRGLFYLLQRRGAVERVASDLKIFEAKSVPPQTTRARLRGEFIRKAQEKRRDFTVDWVHLKLNDQAQRTVLCKDPFRSVDERVDKLIAGM; translated from the coding sequence ATGGATCGTCGCATCTTCGGCTTGGAGAACGAATACGGCGTCACCTGCACGTTCAGGGGCCAGCGCAGGCTGTCCCCGGACGAGGTGGCGCGGTACCTGTTCCGCAGAGTCGTGTCCTGGGGCCGATCGAGCAACGTGTTCCTGCGAAACGGCGCCCGCCTCTACCTCGACGTCGGCAGCCACCCCGAATACGCCACCCCCGAATGTGACAACGTCGTGGAGCTCGTCACCCACGACAAGGCCGGCGAGCGCATCCTCGAAGGTCTGCTCGTGGACGCCGAGAAGCGTCTGCGCGAGGAGGGCATCGCCGGGGACATCTACCTATTCAAGAACAACACCGACTCGGCCGGGAACTCCTACGGCTGTCATGAGAACTATCTGGTCGGCAGGCACGGCGAGTTCGGCCGCCTGGCCGACGTCCTGATCCCCTTCCTGGTGACCCGGCAGATCATCTGCGGGGCGGGCAAGGTGCTCCAGACGCCGCGCGGCGCGGTCTACTGCGTCTCCCAGCGCGCCGAGCACATCTGGGAGGGGGTGTCGAGCGCGACGACCCGCTCACGCCCGATCATCAACACCCGGGACGAGCCGCACGCCGACGCCGAGCGCTTCCGGCGGCTGCACGTCATCGTCGGCGACTCCAACATGAGCGAGACCACGATGCTGCTCAAGGTCGGCGCCACCGACCTGGTGCTGCGCATGGTGGAGGCCGGCACGGTCATGCGCGACCTCAGCCTGGAGAACCCGATCCGGGCGATCCGCGAGGTCTCCCACGACATGACCGGCCGCAGGCGCGTGCGGCTGGCCAACGGCCGCGAGGCGTCGTCGCTGGAGATCCAGCAGGAGTACCTGACCAAGGCGCGCGACTTCGTCGAGCGCCGGGGCGGCGACGCGACCACGCGACGGGTGCTGGAGCTGTGGGAGCGCACGTTGCGGGCCGTGGAGACCGGCGACCTCGACCTGGTCTCGCGCGAGATCGACTGGGTCACCAAGTACCAGCTCATCGAGCGCTACCGCAGCAAGTACGACCTGCCGCTGTCCTCGCCGAGGGTCGCCCAGCTCGACCTGGCCTACCACGACGTCCACCGCAAGCGGGGCCTGTTCTACCTGCTGCAGCGGCGCGGCGCCGTGGAGCGCGTCGCCTCGGACCTGAAGATCTTCGAGGCCAAGTCGGTCCCGCCGCAGACCACCCGGGCCAGGCTGCGCGGGGAGTTCATCCGCAAGGCGCAGGAGAAGCGCCGCGACTTCACCGTCGACTGGGTGCACCTCAAGCTCAACGACCAGGCCCAGCGCACGGTCCTCTGCAAGGACCCGTTCCGCAGCGTGGACGAGCGGGTCGACAAGCTGATCGCCGGCATGTGA
- the prcA gene encoding proteasome subunit alpha — translation MPFGYVSPEQEMRDKADFARKGIARGRSVVVLQYEKGILFVAPNASRALHKISEIYDRIGFAAVGKYNEFEALRLGGIRYADINGYTYDRGDVTARGLANLYAQSLGMVFTESRKPYEVELVVAEVGDAPEDDQIYRLTFDGSVADEHGFVVMGGVADAVAARLKDRFRPGLSLTEALDAAVAALTEPGGERPPVSQLEVAVLDRTREHRKFQRLTGPRLERLLGSSAAEETPPQETPPQGPAPETPSVEGDSPATAPEGEIDTGSGD, via the coding sequence ATGCCCTTTGGATATGTGTCCCCAGAACAGGAGATGCGGGACAAGGCCGATTTCGCGCGGAAGGGCATCGCGCGCGGCCGCAGCGTCGTGGTGCTGCAGTACGAGAAAGGCATTCTTTTCGTCGCCCCCAACGCCTCCCGGGCGCTCCACAAGATCAGTGAGATCTACGACCGCATCGGCTTCGCGGCGGTCGGCAAGTACAACGAGTTCGAGGCCCTGCGCCTCGGCGGCATCCGCTACGCCGACATCAACGGCTACACCTACGACCGCGGCGACGTCACGGCCCGGGGCCTGGCCAACCTGTACGCGCAGTCGCTCGGCATGGTGTTCACCGAGTCGCGCAAGCCGTACGAGGTCGAGCTCGTCGTGGCCGAGGTGGGCGACGCCCCCGAGGACGACCAGATCTACCGCCTCACCTTCGACGGCTCGGTCGCCGACGAGCACGGCTTCGTGGTGATGGGCGGCGTGGCCGACGCCGTCGCCGCCCGCCTGAAGGACCGCTTCCGCCCCGGCCTCTCGCTCACCGAGGCGCTGGACGCGGCGGTGGCCGCGCTCACCGAGCCGGGGGGCGAGCGCCCGCCGGTCTCCCAGCTCGAGGTCGCGGTCCTGGACCGCACCAGGGAGCACCGCAAGTTCCAGCGGCTGACCGGCCCCCGCCTGGAGCGCCTGCTGGGCTCCTCCGCCGCGGAGGAGACCCCGCCGCAGGAGACGCCGCCGCAGGGCCCCGCGCCCGAGACCCCCTCCGTGGAGGGGGACTCCCCGGCGACCGCCCCCGAGGGGGAGATCGACACCGGCTCGGGCGACTAG
- the prcB gene encoding proteasome subunit beta has translation MGNLFLDTGSTSFTEFVGSYAPGLLPGRLQTAAGAAGETIPHATTIVAATFAGGVVMAGDRRATAGNYISQKDMEKVFRTDDYSCMGIAGAASTGIELARLYCVELEHYEKREGRTLSVVGKANRLATMIRGNLPMAMQGLVVVPLFAAYDEERDAGRIFSYDVGGGPYEQTNYASIGSGSIFARGSLKKLYREGASAEDVVAVTLNALYDAADDDSATGGPDVARKIWPMVAVIDDEGFRRLPDEEVERHVRQILDVRMADPDGPTAPLR, from the coding sequence ATGGGCAATCTGTTCCTGGACACTGGGTCGACATCGTTCACCGAGTTCGTCGGGTCGTACGCTCCAGGGTTGCTTCCGGGGCGGCTTCAGACGGCGGCGGGCGCGGCGGGCGAGACCATTCCGCACGCGACCACGATCGTGGCCGCGACGTTCGCGGGCGGTGTGGTGATGGCGGGCGACCGGCGGGCCACCGCGGGCAACTACATCTCCCAGAAGGACATGGAGAAGGTCTTCCGCACCGACGACTATTCGTGCATGGGCATCGCCGGCGCGGCCAGCACCGGCATCGAGCTGGCCCGGCTCTACTGCGTCGAGCTGGAGCACTACGAGAAGCGCGAGGGCCGCACGCTGTCGGTCGTCGGCAAGGCCAACCGGCTGGCCACCATGATCCGCGGCAACCTGCCGATGGCCATGCAGGGCCTGGTGGTGGTGCCGCTGTTCGCGGCCTACGACGAGGAGCGCGACGCCGGCCGCATCTTCAGCTACGACGTCGGCGGCGGCCCCTACGAGCAGACCAACTACGCCTCGATCGGCTCCGGCTCCATCTTCGCGCGCGGTTCCCTGAAGAAGCTGTACCGCGAGGGCGCCTCCGCCGAGGACGTCGTCGCCGTCACCCTGAACGCCCTGTACGACGCCGCCGACGACGACTCGGCCACCGGCGGCCCCGACGTCGCCCGCAAGATCTGGCCCATGGTGGCCGTGATCGACGACGAGGGGTTCCGGCGCCTGCCCGACGAGGAGGTCGAGCGGCACGTCCGCCAGATCCTCGACGTCCGCATGGCCGACCCCGACGGCCCCACGGCCCCGCTGCGCTAA
- a CDS encoding extracellular solute-binding protein yields MTSARTLPLPAAVTVSLTVLLAACGSGASPVTDGTTLTVTANAISGGKNSATADWTAKWLIPRFEQAQKAAGRDVRVVFQPNGVDDEEYKTKIALDLRSGTGADVIDLDGIWVGEFAQAGYIEPLSGTAGPAVDRWEGWTRIPRAVRGLGVFEGRTYGLPQGTDGRVLFYNKTLFARAGLPAAWQPRSWQDLLDAGAALKKAGVPTPLQINAGTAMGEATSMQGALPLLAGAGAEIYANGKWTGASQALKDVLDLYRRIYTTGLGDPRLQQEAKGRDKSFQEFADGRIGVLAEGDYFWRSVIEPTAGVAPMKDRDRAVGYALIPAERPGAGVRGQDFVSMSGGAVRVLNPRSENAALAWELLAFMHSAEATKAGLAGEARITSRTDVNDEVLKDDPMLSFVSDRVLPLTAYRPGLAVYPQISTALQQATAAVTTGTPVDEAATAYDRQLQSLVGPSAISR; encoded by the coding sequence GTGACATCAGCGCGTACGCTCCCCCTGCCGGCCGCGGTCACCGTCTCCTTGACCGTCCTGCTCGCCGCCTGCGGCTCCGGCGCATCCCCCGTGACGGACGGCACCACCCTCACCGTCACCGCCAACGCGATCTCCGGCGGCAAGAACTCCGCGACCGCCGACTGGACGGCCAAGTGGCTGATCCCCAGGTTCGAACAGGCCCAGAAGGCCGCGGGCCGCGACGTCCGGGTGGTGTTCCAGCCCAACGGCGTGGACGACGAGGAGTACAAGACCAAGATCGCCCTGGACCTGAGGTCCGGGACCGGCGCCGACGTCATCGACCTCGACGGCATCTGGGTCGGCGAGTTCGCCCAGGCCGGGTACATCGAGCCGCTGTCCGGCACCGCCGGCCCCGCCGTCGACCGGTGGGAGGGCTGGACGCGCATCCCGCGGGCGGTGCGGGGCCTCGGCGTCTTCGAGGGCCGCACGTACGGGCTGCCGCAGGGCACCGACGGCCGCGTGCTGTTCTACAACAAGACCCTGTTCGCGCGGGCCGGGCTGCCCGCCGCCTGGCAGCCGCGAAGCTGGCAGGACCTCCTCGACGCGGGCGCGGCCCTGAAGAAGGCGGGGGTGCCCACGCCGCTGCAGATCAACGCGGGCACGGCGATGGGCGAGGCCACCTCCATGCAGGGCGCGCTGCCCCTGCTCGCGGGCGCCGGCGCGGAGATCTACGCGAACGGCAAGTGGACGGGCGCCTCCCAGGCGCTCAAGGACGTGCTCGACCTCTATCGCCGGATCTACACCACCGGCCTCGGCGACCCCCGGCTGCAGCAGGAGGCCAAGGGCCGCGACAAGTCCTTCCAGGAGTTCGCCGACGGCAGGATCGGCGTCCTGGCCGAGGGCGACTACTTCTGGCGGTCGGTCATCGAGCCCACGGCGGGCGTCGCGCCGATGAAGGACCGCGACCGGGCCGTCGGCTACGCGCTGATCCCCGCCGAACGGCCGGGCGCGGGCGTGCGCGGGCAGGACTTCGTGAGCATGTCCGGCGGCGCGGTGCGGGTCCTGAACCCCCGCTCCGAGAACGCCGCCCTGGCGTGGGAGCTGCTGGCCTTCATGCACTCGGCCGAGGCCACCAAGGCGGGCCTCGCCGGAGAGGCCAGGATCACCTCGCGCACCGACGTCAACGACGAGGTCCTGAAAGACGACCCCATGCTCTCCTTCGTCTCCGACCGCGTCCTCCCCCTCACCGCCTACCGCCCCGGCCTCGCCGTCTACCCCCAGATCTCCACGGCCCTCCAACAGGCCACCGCCGCCGTCACCACCGGCACCCCCGTGGACGAGGCCGCCACCGCCTACGACAGACAACTCCAATCCCTGGTAGGCCCCTCAGCGATCTCCCGCTGA